A portion of the Sphaerochaeta pleomorpha str. Grapes genome contains these proteins:
- a CDS encoding carbohydrate ABC transporter permease, translated as MEKQNSIQAKQKKILATNLFTKKRSREQTDYRYLIPGIVVVAVMTQVPFLITIIFSFIKWNLSRPDIPKVFAGFSNYWFFIKSSEFWQILWQTIEITGVSLGLCTVFGFLMALLLDNEVPFINIARTLILGPFFVMSTASGVIWKTTIFNTIFGWYGILAQKLNFTPVDWISYHPVGVIILLFVWQWMPFFVLILLAGLQGISKDLIDCMHLDGVNWLQGTFLIKLPLISNQVRVAIMLGLVFLIKEFGLILVTTNGGPGKSSYTLPFYVYYQTVYSNQVGRAGALAVITVALTLVLIRILYKQIKKRSV; from the coding sequence ATGGAAAAGCAAAATTCGATCCAGGCGAAACAGAAAAAAATCCTAGCGACCAATTTATTCACAAAAAAACGGTCTCGAGAACAAACGGATTACCGTTATTTAATTCCTGGTATAGTGGTTGTTGCTGTGATGACCCAAGTTCCCTTTCTCATCACCATAATTTTTTCGTTTATTAAATGGAATCTCTCCCGCCCTGATATTCCGAAAGTGTTTGCAGGATTTTCGAATTACTGGTTTTTTATAAAAAGTAGCGAGTTTTGGCAAATACTGTGGCAGACCATTGAGATTACCGGGGTTTCATTGGGGCTCTGCACGGTTTTTGGCTTTTTGATGGCTCTTTTACTTGATAATGAGGTTCCTTTTATCAACATTGCAAGGACCCTGATACTTGGTCCGTTTTTTGTAATGTCAACTGCCAGTGGCGTTATCTGGAAGACTACAATTTTCAATACAATTTTCGGTTGGTATGGAATTCTTGCTCAGAAACTCAATTTTACACCGGTTGACTGGATAAGCTACCATCCTGTCGGTGTAATCATTTTATTATTCGTCTGGCAATGGATGCCCTTTTTTGTCTTGATTCTTTTGGCTGGACTTCAGGGGATTTCGAAAGATTTGATAGATTGTATGCACCTGGATGGGGTCAACTGGCTTCAAGGGACCTTTTTGATTAAGTTGCCTTTGATTTCGAATCAGGTCCGGGTGGCTATCATGCTTGGGTTAGTCTTCCTGATAAAGGAATTTGGCTTAATCTTAGTCACTACTAACGGAGGCCCAGGGAAAAGCAGTTATACCTTGCCTTTCTACGTTTACTACCAGACAGTGTATTCAAATCAGGTTGGCCGGGCAGGTGCTCTTGCGGTGATTACTGTTGCCCTAACTTTGGTTTTGATCAGGATCCTGTACAAACAGATTAAAAAAAGGAGTGTCTGA
- a CDS encoding carbohydrate ABC transporter permease, translating into MMNEARTITQIQRSMRLKKIIKKIFLALIIYSIALTYFFPILYMFLSGFKTEQQAVNPSLRFSPTLETYRKVLSDPTMIQYLKNSVFQVFLGTGISLLLGIPVAFALVFGKLKTKDSAGKIYLWFITTILLPPVAVLIPLFISYQRINLKNNPLGLLLAYVGFNIPLAVWLVHSFFSDLPKDIFEAARIDGCTRWQQMVLMAIPLARTGIISAGLIIAVQIWNEFFLSFNLTGNPSATLPVYMSRFREQQGLFVAQLSASSTISILPALILGWMSQKALVKGLTMGAVKE; encoded by the coding sequence ATGATGAATGAAGCAAGGACTATTACACAGATTCAGCGCTCCATGCGCCTTAAGAAAATTATCAAGAAAATATTCTTGGCCCTCATAATCTATAGTATCGCGCTTACGTACTTTTTTCCGATTCTCTACATGTTTCTCTCTGGTTTTAAGACAGAACAACAGGCAGTAAATCCTTCACTCAGGTTCAGCCCGACGCTTGAAACCTATAGGAAAGTGTTGTCAGACCCAACGATGATCCAATATCTGAAGAACTCAGTGTTTCAAGTATTTCTTGGTACCGGAATCAGTCTTCTGTTGGGGATTCCGGTGGCTTTTGCCTTGGTGTTTGGCAAACTGAAGACAAAGGATAGCGCAGGAAAAATCTACCTCTGGTTTATTACCACCATTTTATTGCCACCTGTAGCTGTGTTGATTCCCCTGTTCATCAGTTACCAGAGAATCAACCTGAAAAACAATCCACTGGGCTTGCTGCTTGCTTATGTTGGATTCAATATCCCTTTGGCTGTTTGGTTGGTTCATTCGTTTTTCAGTGATTTGCCAAAAGATATTTTCGAGGCGGCCCGCATCGACGGATGTACCCGCTGGCAACAGATGGTTTTGATGGCGATTCCTTTGGCTCGTACCGGTATCATCAGTGCGGGACTGATTATCGCCGTACAGATTTGGAATGAATTCTTTCTTTCCTTCAATCTGACAGGGAATCCCTCAGCTACGTTACCTGTATATATGTCCAGGTTCCGTGAACAGCAAGGATTATTTGTTGCCCAGCTGTCCGCGTCCTCGACCATTTCCATTCTTCCTGCGTTGATTCTCGGTTGGATGAGTCAGAAGGCTCTGGTAAAAGGTTTGACGATGGGAGCTGTAAAGGAATGA
- a CDS encoding xylulokinase, whose amino-acid sequence MTGQILVYDIGTTSVKTILFGTDGRETESISIPYKTSYRQQCVEQDPEDFWKAAIIGTQNLSEISKSMVLGIGISGHMNGALCIGKQGQSIRPELIHSDTRSTEECNLLRKIQPKIYQINGNRVDEHLSLPKIYWIYRHEKETYERTAFFVNAKDYVRTQLTGIVGETDFSDASLSCCLDMHTREWDSDLLTSLGLDPNRFPTLKKSTELGGYLTKEASALLGLQQGIPVAMGAGDAACATRGAGIKDTDRAYACIGSSAWISTLGTQILADKEMRLQHFFDLDGLHINVCGTVQCTGIAFDWILKTLGLERQKVERHLSNARPGSEGILFAPYLLGDRSPFWDSKARGSFVGLSLSQSPLDIAQSVYEGVSFALKNVLDVYAELGFTYESLTVTGGVARSLSYVQMLANVLGKTLKTQQHPTQGSGFGAAIAAMVAVGFYHDLDEAIDQMIVKENCITPESLKASQYDELYPIFRKLYKSEKPINDALYRIWNKDGDR is encoded by the coding sequence ATGACTGGTCAGATTCTGGTGTACGACATTGGAACCACCAGCGTTAAGACAATCTTATTTGGTACCGATGGAAGGGAAACGGAAAGCATTTCCATTCCATATAAGACTTCCTATCGCCAGCAATGTGTCGAACAGGATCCCGAGGATTTTTGGAAGGCTGCAATTATTGGAACTCAGAATTTATCGGAAATAAGTAAGTCCATGGTCTTGGGAATCGGAATCAGTGGCCATATGAATGGAGCACTCTGCATTGGTAAACAAGGACAGAGCATTAGGCCTGAACTCATTCATAGCGATACCCGGAGTACCGAGGAATGTAATCTTCTCAGAAAAATCCAGCCTAAAATATACCAGATCAATGGAAATCGAGTGGATGAACACTTGTCTTTGCCGAAGATCTATTGGATTTACCGCCATGAAAAAGAGACCTATGAAAGAACGGCCTTTTTTGTTAATGCGAAAGATTATGTGAGGACTCAGTTAACTGGAATTGTCGGGGAAACTGATTTCAGCGATGCTTCCCTTTCTTGTTGTTTGGACATGCATACAAGAGAGTGGGATAGTGATCTGCTGACAAGCTTAGGGCTCGATCCAAACCGTTTCCCAACGCTGAAAAAAAGTACTGAACTTGGTGGTTACCTTACAAAAGAAGCTTCAGCCTTACTGGGGTTGCAACAGGGTATTCCTGTAGCAATGGGTGCTGGGGATGCTGCCTGTGCAACTAGAGGTGCAGGGATAAAGGATACCGATCGAGCCTATGCCTGCATTGGCAGCAGTGCCTGGATCAGTACCCTTGGTACACAGATACTTGCTGACAAAGAAATGCGGTTGCAGCATTTTTTTGACCTTGATGGTTTGCATATCAATGTCTGTGGGACAGTTCAGTGTACAGGTATCGCATTCGACTGGATACTGAAAACCCTTGGGTTGGAACGACAGAAGGTTGAAAGGCATCTTAGCAATGCAAGGCCTGGAAGCGAGGGTATTCTATTTGCCCCGTATTTGCTTGGAGATCGATCTCCGTTTTGGGACAGCAAAGCCCGAGGTTCCTTCGTTGGTCTCTCACTATCCCAGAGTCCCCTGGATATTGCCCAAAGCGTATATGAGGGTGTGTCTTTTGCTTTGAAAAATGTGTTGGATGTCTATGCAGAATTGGGTTTTACCTATGAATCCCTAACAGTAACAGGAGGTGTGGCCCGTAGTCTTTCTTATGTGCAAATGCTAGCCAATGTCTTGGGAAAAACTTTGAAAACCCAACAACATCCAACCCAAGGTTCAGGTTTTGGTGCGGCAATCGCTGCAATGGTAGCTGTAGGTTTTTACCATGACCTGGATGAAGCTATCGACCAAATGATCGTAAAAGAAAATTGTATTACTCCTGAAAGCTTGAAAGCCAGCCAATATGATGAGCTATATCCAATTTTTAGAAAATTATACAAGAGCGAAAAACCGATTAACGATGCACTGTATCGGATTTGGAACAAGGACGGTGACAGATGA
- a CDS encoding zinc-dependent alcohol dehydrogenase family protein, producing the protein MRAIVIEKPGMISVREVPIPVVNEDEVLIKVMSSGICGTDVHIFHGEYLGSYPIIPGHEFSGIVEKVGKQVKRIKVGDHVAVEPNIACDNCENCLENRQNFCANWQGVGVSMPGGMAEYVKAPEKAVFSIGKLPFDEGAFCEPLSCVLHGIEQVPLKLGDRVLVLGAGPIGMLLAQTAKIRGACTITQVDKNESRLEMAKAYAADVVCNDLESLKGQVFDVVIEASGSKYLLENSVHYARGGGSVLFFGVPKNDLMILLSPFEIFSKSLRIMGTYTSVRNSMQAIRLMESHQIDVRPLINPVLPLTSFNQGVQSLVEGKAGVMKVMIKPQQ; encoded by the coding sequence ATGAGAGCAATAGTGATTGAAAAACCCGGTATGATTTCTGTAAGGGAGGTACCTATTCCTGTTGTCAACGAAGATGAGGTACTTATAAAAGTAATGTCCAGTGGGATATGCGGAACAGATGTGCATATTTTCCATGGGGAATATCTTGGCTCTTACCCGATCATCCCAGGTCATGAGTTTAGTGGAATCGTGGAAAAAGTCGGCAAACAGGTAAAACGGATAAAAGTAGGTGACCATGTGGCTGTAGAACCAAATATCGCCTGCGATAATTGTGAAAACTGCCTTGAAAACCGACAGAATTTTTGTGCTAACTGGCAAGGGGTAGGGGTTTCGATGCCAGGAGGAATGGCTGAATATGTTAAAGCTCCTGAAAAAGCAGTGTTTTCGATTGGAAAACTGCCCTTTGACGAGGGGGCATTCTGTGAACCCTTGTCCTGTGTTTTGCATGGGATAGAGCAAGTTCCCCTAAAACTGGGTGATAGGGTTTTGGTACTTGGAGCTGGACCTATAGGGATGTTGCTTGCTCAAACAGCCAAAATTCGTGGAGCTTGCACAATTACCCAAGTGGATAAAAATGAAAGCAGACTTGAAATGGCAAAGGCGTATGCAGCTGATGTGGTCTGTAATGATCTCGAATCCCTTAAAGGTCAGGTATTTGACGTTGTAATTGAAGCTTCTGGGTCGAAGTATTTGTTGGAAAATAGTGTGCACTATGCCCGGGGTGGTGGCTCAGTTTTGTTTTTTGGCGTACCGAAGAACGACCTTATGATCCTTCTGAGCCCTTTTGAAATTTTTTCAAAGAGCCTGAGAATTATGGGGACCTATACGTCTGTAAGAAACTCAATGCAAGCGATTCGTCTTATGGAAAGTCATCAGATTGATGTTAGGCCTCTTATTAATCCTGTGTTGCCTCTTACCTCTTTTAATCAGGGGGTGCAGTCCTTGGTTGAGGGAAAGGCAGGGGTTATGAAAGTGATGATCAAACCTCAGCAATAA
- a CDS encoding glucose 1-dehydrogenase, with protein sequence MVDKILDRFSLKGKTALVTGGGQGIGRGYAFALGEAGAKVAIVDINGETAEATAKDLQAAGIASMSYVCDVTNPDQVMAMVKHIVKEWGTLTIGVNNAGMGIWSDAVTMPYEMWRKTMALNMDGIFLCAREEAKYMIREGYGKIINTASMSAHISNTPQNQVAYNASKAGVLHMTRSLAAEWAPYGVRVNSISPGYTRTELVEKLLATPEGKKMESDWLQLIPQKKMATVEDLQGACLYLACRASDYTTGSDILIDGGYCCW encoded by the coding sequence ATGGTTGATAAGATTCTGGATAGGTTCAGTTTAAAAGGGAAAACCGCATTGGTGACAGGTGGTGGTCAGGGTATTGGACGCGGATATGCTTTTGCGCTGGGAGAAGCCGGGGCCAAGGTAGCCATTGTTGATATCAATGGAGAAACTGCTGAAGCGACAGCCAAGGACCTGCAAGCAGCGGGGATTGCATCAATGTCCTATGTCTGTGATGTAACTAATCCCGATCAGGTGATGGCAATGGTGAAACATATTGTCAAAGAATGGGGGACTTTGACTATAGGGGTTAACAACGCTGGCATGGGAATCTGGAGCGATGCAGTAACCATGCCCTATGAGATGTGGAGAAAGACCATGGCTTTAAACATGGATGGGATTTTTCTTTGTGCCAGGGAGGAGGCAAAGTATATGATACGCGAGGGGTATGGGAAAATTATCAATACTGCTTCGATGAGCGCCCATATATCGAATACCCCACAGAATCAAGTAGCTTACAATGCATCCAAGGCGGGGGTTCTCCACATGACCAGATCTTTGGCCGCAGAATGGGCTCCCTATGGCGTGAGGGTGAACTCCATCAGTCCCGGATATACAAGGACAGAGCTGGTCGAAAAGCTGCTTGCAACTCCAGAGGGGAAAAAAATGGAATCAGACTGGTTGCAACTGATTCCCCAAAAAAAGATGGCTACCGTCGAGGATTTGCAAGGCGCTTGCTTGTACCTTGCCTGCAGGGCTTCGGATTACACAACAGGTAGCGATATTCTCATAGATGGTGGGTATTGCTGTTGGTAG
- a CDS encoding NAD(P)-dependent alcohol dehydrogenase has protein sequence MKALVLEKKQSLSLRDFPIEETVGPDEVRIQIKACGICGSDIHYYTHGAIGDFVVREPMILGHEAAGVITELGSNVEGFKLGDRVCMEPGIPDLKSKETLRGNYNIDPKVRFWATPPIQGCLRESVVHPAMFCIKLLDNMSFAEGAMMEPLAIGMEAAKKARIEPGDTALVVGCGTIGIMVALSALAAGCSTVFISDVKQPKLDIAAGYPNLIPINTIQENLVKAISQYTGGYGVDRIFEASGYAPVYPDFLRCARPGCKVVLVGIPGEPVLIDVSFLQGRGISIETIFRYVNEFDKAVALVSAGKIDVKRLISKSFPFDKSIEAYQFAAANHPDVVKVMIEL, from the coding sequence ATGAAAGCATTGGTGTTGGAGAAAAAGCAAAGCTTGAGTTTGCGTGATTTTCCCATTGAAGAAACTGTCGGTCCTGATGAGGTAAGAATTCAGATAAAAGCTTGTGGTATCTGCGGTTCGGATATTCACTATTATACGCATGGGGCTATAGGTGACTTTGTAGTGCGCGAACCCATGATTTTAGGCCATGAGGCAGCTGGAGTAATTACTGAGCTCGGCTCAAATGTCGAAGGTTTCAAACTTGGCGACCGGGTCTGCATGGAACCAGGGATTCCTGATCTTAAAAGCAAGGAAACGTTACGTGGAAACTATAATATTGATCCAAAAGTAAGATTTTGGGCAACCCCCCCAATCCAGGGTTGTCTGCGTGAGAGTGTGGTCCATCCTGCAATGTTTTGTATTAAACTGTTAGATAATATGAGTTTTGCTGAAGGGGCCATGATGGAACCTTTGGCAATTGGCATGGAAGCTGCCAAGAAGGCTCGAATCGAGCCAGGAGACACTGCACTGGTTGTAGGCTGTGGGACTATTGGAATCATGGTAGCCCTCAGTGCTTTGGCTGCCGGTTGTTCTACAGTGTTCATCAGTGATGTGAAACAGCCAAAATTAGACATTGCAGCAGGCTATCCGAATCTTATTCCTATTAATACTATACAAGAGAATCTGGTAAAGGCCATTTCTCAGTATACCGGGGGATATGGGGTCGATCGTATTTTTGAGGCCAGTGGGTATGCTCCTGTCTATCCGGATTTCTTGCGATGTGCTCGTCCAGGCTGCAAGGTTGTGCTGGTGGGAATTCCAGGAGAGCCTGTATTGATCGATGTGTCTTTCCTGCAAGGCAGAGGAATCAGTATTGAGACAATATTCCGCTATGTGAATGAATTCGATAAAGCGGTTGCATTGGTAAGTGCAGGAAAGATCGATGTGAAACGACTGATCAGCAAGTCATTTCCATTCGATAAATCAATTGAAGCATATCAATTTGCAGCCGCAAACCATCCAGATGTGGTGAAAGTGATGATTGAACTGTAA
- a CDS encoding Wzz/FepE/Etk N-terminal domain-containing protein produces MQTEEFDEGISIQELFQSIFSRLYILLLIVFISVMGAFVYLHYAVKEYQTTVTMIVEPIARSSTIGKILSSDFFNSDKDISTEIHLITNIIDLEAAVRRLDLST; encoded by the coding sequence ATGCAAACTGAGGAATTTGATGAAGGAATCAGTATCCAAGAATTATTCCAAAGTATTTTTAGCAGGTTGTATATACTCCTTTTGATTGTTTTTATTTCTGTTATGGGAGCTTTTGTATATCTGCATTATGCAGTGAAGGAATATCAGACTACCGTAACAATGATAGTCGAGCCGATTGCAAGGTCTTCTACTATAGGAAAGATACTTTCTTCGGATTTCTTCAATTCTGACAAGGACATTTCTACCGAAATCCATTTGATTACCAATATTATCGATTTGGAGGCTGCTGTCCGCAGACTGGACCTTTCAACCTAA
- a CDS encoding tyrosine-protein kinase domain-containing protein, which translates to MLSMYGKESKIAQIQFLQEQIPATEKQLDEANDRLFDYKAHTGIDFLSNNTASLVNHISYLQMRKKPLQLQIVKSEALLKGFQEAYLYQLPFLEVYGKDDAIQEIVKIYGMAFDELIQYDVVSNNDYRNTTSLSVINSNINESVNDRITTLNRQMSESRKQLTKRVNTLVLDTGIIGTDRYTDYYHTLDNYCFTVVDTICNDVDIVNITKTIEVFQEEFNKLPILEKELSKLQSDVDSFESIRKELNSLLQQITLSAAAQNNNVKLVTPAKIPLHPVSPNSLLIVAVSILLGGALGVLLCLFLEMKDDCLHSLEEIRKIAGPSIPLLGWTPLIEIKKNSANKISMNTHYKNQGSYIAERYKTITSNLLYGKNSDKKVFLITSSTINEGKSNLTCNVSLYLAHLGYRVLLVDGDLKTHSIGKFFGLEKDTIGYVEQIQKGGSLEAICISPVKELDSLHVLIPGKTPLIPSVFYSQTNYATIFEALDTSYDYIFIDAPPLAYASGLMGLLEQVDGILLCVRLSICSKANLTFLIQQLEEKTTKIAGIIATGCALAKIESYTNTYDYYHQGKHDKDSPDFEYIKSERKAIKMFKKDLKEKRYAGE; encoded by the coding sequence ATGCTTTCTATGTATGGGAAAGAGTCAAAGATAGCACAAATCCAGTTCTTGCAGGAGCAAATACCAGCTACCGAAAAGCAACTGGATGAAGCTAACGACAGGCTGTTTGATTACAAGGCACATACAGGAATCGATTTCCTCTCAAATAATACAGCCTCACTGGTGAATCACATCTCCTACCTACAAATGAGGAAAAAGCCCTTACAGCTTCAAATCGTCAAGAGCGAGGCTCTTTTGAAGGGTTTCCAGGAGGCTTACCTCTATCAGTTGCCATTCCTCGAAGTCTATGGGAAAGATGATGCCATACAAGAGATTGTCAAAATTTATGGGATGGCGTTCGATGAATTGATTCAATATGATGTTGTTTCAAACAATGATTATCGTAACACCACCTCCCTTTCGGTTATAAACAGCAATATCAATGAAAGTGTCAATGATCGAATTACGACGCTGAATCGCCAGATGTCTGAGTCGAGAAAACAACTTACAAAAAGGGTGAATACGCTTGTTCTGGACACAGGGATAATCGGTACTGATAGGTATACTGATTATTATCATACCCTTGATAACTATTGTTTTACGGTAGTTGATACAATCTGCAATGACGTGGATATAGTCAACATCACAAAAACCATTGAAGTATTTCAAGAGGAATTCAATAAACTGCCGATATTGGAAAAAGAGCTATCAAAACTGCAAAGTGATGTTGATTCCTTTGAATCCATCAGAAAAGAATTGAATTCCCTCTTGCAGCAGATAACCCTTTCTGCAGCTGCACAGAACAACAATGTTAAACTTGTGACCCCTGCTAAGATTCCTCTCCATCCGGTAAGTCCCAATTCGCTTTTAATTGTGGCAGTAAGTATCTTGCTCGGAGGGGCACTAGGGGTATTGCTCTGTCTGTTCCTCGAGATGAAAGACGATTGCCTGCATTCGCTTGAAGAGATTAGAAAAATAGCGGGCCCTAGCATCCCTCTGCTTGGATGGACCCCCCTGATCGAAATCAAAAAGAATTCAGCCAATAAAATCTCTATGAATACACACTATAAGAACCAAGGGAGCTATATTGCAGAACGCTATAAAACGATTACCTCTAATTTGCTCTACGGAAAAAATAGTGATAAAAAAGTGTTCTTGATAACAAGCAGTACTATTAACGAAGGGAAAAGCAATCTTACCTGCAATGTCTCCCTCTATCTTGCTCATTTGGGGTATCGGGTTTTACTAGTCGATGGAGATTTAAAGACTCATTCGATTGGTAAATTCTTTGGTTTGGAAAAAGATACGATAGGGTATGTCGAGCAAATCCAGAAAGGAGGGTCCTTGGAGGCTATCTGTATCAGTCCAGTGAAGGAACTGGATTCGCTTCATGTCTTGATTCCTGGAAAGACTCCTTTGATTCCTTCAGTATTTTATTCGCAGACCAACTATGCGACAATTTTCGAAGCCTTGGATACGAGCTACGATTATATCTTTATTGACGCTCCTCCCCTAGCATATGCTTCAGGCCTCATGGGGCTGCTCGAACAAGTTGATGGAATTCTACTGTGTGTAAGGCTGAGCATCTGTTCGAAAGCAAATCTAACCTTTCTCATTCAGCAATTGGAAGAGAAAACGACTAAAATCGCGGGAATCATTGCCACTGGCTGTGCCCTTGCAAAAATAGAGTCCTATACCAATACCTATGATTATTATCACCAGGGGAAACATGATAAAGATTCCCCGGATTTTGAGTATATAAAATCAGAGAGAAAAGCAATCAAGATGTTTAAAAAAGATTTGAAGGAAAAGCGCTATGCTGGCGAATGA
- a CDS encoding HD domain-containing phosphohydrolase gives MAKHIVTTDDDPAIRKILQILLKKEGYQVTLCTNGNELLDLLKTESESIDLILLDIKMPGPSGFEVLESIRHRYPSIPVVMLTAFSDLDTGMKAMRLGASDYLAKPVLREALISCVERVIDKSTVQKLEFDQKNNSLANQRDLQEQLRSALLTLKNTTLATLEAFSETIEQKDAYTKGHCNRVRNISVAMGKALNFSHENILTLEGGSLLHDIGKIGISEEILNKTTSLTKEEYEIIKMHPVFGDRIINHIELFQPYRPIIRSHHERIDGKGYPDGLKGDQIPLEVRIVTLADAYDAMTSSRAYRSALPTEIALEELKLCSGSQFDPDLVNLFIDKEIFLL, from the coding sequence ATGGCTAAACATATTGTAACAACTGATGATGATCCTGCAATCCGAAAAATCCTGCAAATACTCTTAAAGAAAGAAGGGTACCAAGTCACCCTCTGTACGAATGGGAATGAGTTGCTTGACTTGCTCAAAACCGAATCAGAGAGTATTGACCTCATTCTCCTGGATATAAAAATGCCCGGGCCATCCGGATTCGAGGTACTGGAATCCATTCGCCACCGGTATCCAAGCATACCGGTCGTTATGCTTACAGCTTTCAGCGACCTCGATACCGGTATGAAAGCAATGCGTCTAGGCGCTTCCGACTACCTAGCCAAGCCGGTTCTGCGGGAAGCTTTGATTTCCTGTGTAGAACGGGTAATCGATAAGTCTACCGTGCAAAAACTGGAGTTTGACCAGAAAAACAATTCCCTGGCCAACCAGAGAGATCTCCAGGAGCAATTGAGATCAGCCCTGCTTACTTTGAAAAACACAACATTGGCAACCTTGGAAGCCTTTTCCGAGACCATTGAGCAGAAAGATGCATATACCAAAGGTCATTGCAACCGGGTTAGGAATATTTCCGTGGCGATGGGCAAAGCTCTTAATTTTTCTCATGAGAATATCTTGACCCTCGAAGGCGGTTCACTGCTTCATGACATTGGTAAGATAGGCATATCAGAGGAAATCCTAAATAAAACCACGTCCCTCACAAAGGAAGAGTATGAAATCATCAAGATGCACCCTGTTTTCGGCGATCGGATTATCAACCATATAGAACTCTTCCAGCCATACAGACCGATTATCAGAAGCCACCATGAGAGAATCGACGGGAAGGGCTACCCTGACGGACTCAAAGGAGACCAGATTCCCCTTGAGGTACGTATAGTCACTTTAGCTGATGCCTATGATGCAATGACCAGCAGCAGGGCCTACCGCTCAGCCTTGCCTACGGAAATTGCCCTAGAGGAGCTTAAGCTCTGCTCGGGTAGCCAGTTCGACCCTGACTTGGTAAACCTTTTCATAGACAAAGAAATTTTCCTGCTTTGA
- a CDS encoding putative protein-S-isoprenylcysteine methyltransferase translates to MELIKLFFLGAIGYFLAGLYDLAIVYKKPVLKRVFYLGFFITPIPYPILFFTHESPLSLIAIWATIILIGVFSILLVYSVLLEIPLKAEKTGKLYRGGTYSISRHPGFIWFTMINLLIGVYFWNFKITLLCIGFTACNLLLILIEDLIFFPRMFSEYEEYKKETHFFI, encoded by the coding sequence ATGGAATTAATCAAACTATTTTTTCTAGGTGCTATAGGATATTTCCTCGCAGGGCTTTACGATTTGGCAATCGTATATAAAAAACCTGTATTGAAAAGGGTCTTTTATCTAGGTTTTTTCATCACCCCCATCCCCTACCCGATACTATTCTTTACCCACGAATCACCGCTCTCATTGATTGCCATCTGGGCAACAATCATTCTTATAGGTGTTTTTTCAATACTATTAGTCTATTCTGTTCTTCTCGAAATTCCCCTAAAAGCAGAAAAAACAGGAAAACTCTATCGAGGTGGAACCTATAGTATTTCTAGACACCCGGGTTTTATTTGGTTTACAATGATTAATTTATTGATAGGTGTATATTTCTGGAATTTTAAGATAACCTTGCTCTGTATCGGTTTCACGGCCTGCAATCTGCTACTGATACTGATAGAGGATTTGATTTTTTTCCCAAGAATGTTCTCTGAATATGAAGAATACAAGAAAGAAACACACTTTTTTATATAA
- a CDS encoding histidine kinase N-terminal 7TM domain-containing protein, with protein sequence MIIDISTIIPAVAFILYVSFFIFGFLQYKKDRFYWSFQLYMLFVSIWSFGSMMMHLNSVYMTPLFWNKVMLVGLLSVPFGLVNFIVDILELHKKPIRIFTTASYLFLIPLMIFNFSGNIVNDAGFTSDGAFFYQLAPGAAYAYSISYVYLILTLVILLLGSKSSSPEKYKNNVILPLIGMVIMLIGIFMNIYPRLGKYPIDIFSATINAMLLFYTI encoded by the coding sequence ATGATCATTGATATCTCTACCATTATTCCTGCAGTCGCTTTCATCTTATATGTTTCTTTTTTTATCTTTGGATTTTTACAGTATAAGAAAGATAGATTTTATTGGTCGTTCCAGCTCTACATGCTTTTTGTATCCATCTGGAGTTTTGGTTCCATGATGATGCATCTCAACAGTGTATATATGACACCGTTGTTCTGGAACAAGGTTATGCTCGTCGGTTTACTTTCGGTTCCGTTTGGATTGGTCAACTTTATCGTCGACATCCTTGAATTGCATAAAAAGCCAATCAGGATATTCACTACTGCAAGTTATCTTTTCCTCATTCCCCTCATGATCTTCAACTTTTCCGGAAATATCGTCAATGATGCCGGCTTCACTTCCGACGGCGCTTTCTTTTACCAGCTTGCCCCTGGCGCTGCGTATGCCTATTCCATAAGTTATGTCTATCTGATTCTCACTCTAGTAATCCTGTTGCTTGGTTCAAAATCCAGTTCCCCGGAAAAATATAAAAACAATGTGATCTTGCCGCTTATCGGAATGGTCATTATGCTCATCGGTATTTTTATGAATATCTACCCGAGACTCGGGAAATACCCTATCGATATATTTTCGGCCACCATCAATGCGATGTTGCTTTTCTATACCATCTAG